Proteins from one Blattabacterium cuenoti genomic window:
- the rodA gene encoding rod shape-determining protein RodA — protein sequence MIKRNKILLRNIDWVIVTIYIFIIFFGCMNLYSVSSEKAEKQLIWILLSFFFIFFIFLFKPIHYKDFTPFFFLLTLFLLIGVFFFGKNVNGSKSWYVFGSISFQPSELSKISTSLMVAHLMSQNNVKNKKILTCIILIIPAFLIFIQPDPGSSIVFSSFILTLYREGLSIYFILYFLFSILLFVISLYIYPWIIVSFLLIIFFCFFFVKKKNISFFDLFYYIFLFIFFSFISIYSTFFSQKFLKQHHRDRINILFQNEFDRKYRDNVGYNLLYSKTAIGSGKFFGKGYQKGTVTKGKFVPEQHTDYIFCTVGEEWGFIGSIIFIAFYLFFISRIYFLSERQKDVFGRIFGYSVGNIILTHFIINLGMVMGLFPTIGIVLPFFSYGGSSLWSFTILLFIFVRIDALDQTNFI from the coding sequence TTGATAAAAAGAAATAAAATATTATTAAGAAATATAGATTGGGTAATTGTTACTATTTATATTTTTATAATTTTTTTTGGATGTATGAATTTATACTCCGTTTCTTCTGAAAAAGCAGAAAAACAACTAATATGGATTTTATTAAGTTTTTTTTTCATATTTTTTATTTTTTTGTTTAAACCAATTCATTATAAAGATTTTACACCATTTTTCTTTTTATTGACATTATTTCTTTTAATAGGAGTATTTTTTTTCGGAAAAAACGTAAATGGATCGAAATCTTGGTATGTATTCGGATCTATTAGTTTTCAACCTTCTGAATTATCTAAAATATCCACATCTTTAATGGTTGCTCATTTAATGAGTCAAAATAACGTTAAAAATAAAAAAATATTAACATGTATTATATTGATAATACCAGCTTTTTTAATATTTATTCAACCTGATCCAGGGTCATCTATAGTTTTTTCCTCTTTTATTTTAACTTTATATAGAGAAGGATTATCTATTTATTTTATACTTTATTTTTTATTTTCTATTTTATTATTTGTAATATCATTATATATATATCCTTGGATAATTGTTTCATTTTTATTGATAATTTTTTTTTGTTTCTTTTTTGTAAAAAAAAAGAATATATCATTTTTTGATTTATTTTATTATATATTTTTATTTATTTTTTTTTCTTTTATTTCTATTTATTCTACATTTTTTTCTCAAAAATTTTTAAAACAACATCATAGAGATAGGATTAATATTTTATTTCAAAATGAATTTGATAGAAAATATAGAGATAATGTAGGATATAATTTATTATACTCAAAAACTGCTATTGGTTCTGGAAAATTTTTTGGAAAAGGATATCAAAAAGGAACTGTTACAAAAGGTAAATTTGTTCCTGAACAACATACCGATTATATTTTTTGTACTGTAGGAGAGGAATGGGGTTTTATAGGAAGTATTATTTTTATTGCATTTTATTTATTTTTTATTAGTCGTATTTATTTTTTATCTGAAAGACAAAAAGATGTTTTTGGAAGAATTTTTGGATATTCTGTTGGAAATATTATTCTTACTCATTTTATAATTAATTTAGGAATGGTAATGGGTTTATTTCCTACAATAGGAATTGTTTTACCTTTTTTCAGTTATGGAGGATCATCACTTTGGTCTTTTACTATTTTATTATTTATATTTGTAAGGATAGATGCATTAGATCAAACTAATTTTATATAA
- the mrdA gene encoding penicillin-binding protein 2, whose protein sequence is MKKLYKFYILLISIGFIFTIRLFFIQIYTEKYILNAFNTSIKQEIIIPERGSIFDRNENLLVFNKSIYELIVIPILIDEHFNIIEFCNLVGIEKETFFKNLEKAKSFSKYLPSVFIPFISKEKFATIQEKLYKYKGFDWTKRSLRDYKVESSSNVFGYIGEVTQKNIKRESNYYKMGDFIGLAGVEKSYEKILRGKKGIKYWVRDRKGCIIGSYNNKKNDIKAVSGNDISLTLDWNLQKYAEKLMFQKKGGIVAINPKNGEILSLVSSPINNPNLFVGMNRTKEFKKLMKDTIDTPLFDRTTQARYPPASPFKLLTELAGLQMGVVNTNTTFICYKGFKYGRKIIRCHSGIHGYPIGVETAVAVSCNNYFAQVYKRVIEKYPKNLTKGVNEWSDIIKSFGFGNYLYNDLSTGEKGIIPSGDYYNKKYGITKWNAITIISNSIGQGEINVTPIQLANMVCAIANKGFFYTPHIVKRINHKPIYNPNYTKAKYTKVKSKYFNLIINGMEKVFIIGTGRSFRSYDIRMAGKTGTSQNFIKIKNQKIVSLPDHSIFILFAPIEDPKIAISVIIENGGFGARWAGPIATLIAEKYIKNNVYRKNLEKKIMTSGLQKVYNTIAKMKKLNNLYIKNSIDKKK, encoded by the coding sequence TTGAAAAAATTATATAAATTTTATATTTTATTAATTTCTATAGGTTTTATTTTTACAATTAGATTATTTTTTATACAAATATATACGGAAAAATATATTCTTAATGCTTTTAATACTTCTATAAAACAAGAAATAATTATTCCTGAAAGAGGTTCTATTTTTGATAGAAATGAAAATTTATTAGTTTTTAACAAATCTATTTATGAATTAATTGTTATTCCAATTCTTATTGATGAACATTTTAATATTATAGAATTTTGTAATCTTGTAGGAATTGAAAAAGAAACTTTTTTTAAAAATTTAGAAAAAGCAAAATCTTTTTCTAAATATTTACCATCTGTTTTTATTCCTTTTATATCAAAAGAAAAATTTGCGACTATACAAGAAAAACTTTACAAATACAAAGGATTTGATTGGACAAAACGATCTTTACGAGATTATAAAGTCGAAAGTTCTTCTAATGTTTTTGGGTATATAGGAGAGGTTACTCAAAAAAATATTAAAAGAGAATCTAATTATTATAAAATGGGAGATTTTATTGGTTTAGCAGGAGTAGAAAAATCTTATGAAAAAATTTTAAGAGGAAAAAAGGGTATAAAATATTGGGTTAGAGATAGAAAAGGATGTATTATAGGAAGTTATAATAATAAAAAAAATGATATCAAAGCAGTGAGTGGAAATGATATTTCTTTAACTTTAGATTGGAATTTACAAAAGTATGCAGAAAAACTTATGTTTCAAAAAAAAGGAGGTATAGTAGCTATTAATCCTAAAAATGGAGAAATTTTATCATTGGTATCTAGTCCTATTAATAATCCTAATTTATTTGTAGGAATGAATCGTACTAAAGAATTTAAAAAATTAATGAAAGATACTATAGATACTCCTTTATTTGATAGAACTACACAAGCTCGTTATCCTCCAGCTTCTCCATTTAAATTATTAACAGAATTAGCTGGACTTCAAATGGGTGTTGTAAATACTAATACAACTTTTATATGTTATAAAGGATTTAAATATGGTAGAAAAATAATTCGTTGCCATTCTGGAATTCATGGATATCCTATAGGTGTAGAAACAGCTGTTGCTGTTTCTTGTAATAATTATTTTGCACAAGTATATAAACGTGTTATTGAAAAATATCCTAAAAATTTAACAAAAGGAGTTAATGAATGGAGTGATATTATTAAAAGTTTTGGTTTTGGAAATTATTTATATAATGATTTATCTACAGGAGAAAAAGGTATTATTCCTTCAGGAGATTATTATAATAAAAAATATGGAATTACAAAATGGAATGCTATTACTATTATTTCCAATAGTATAGGACAAGGAGAAATAAATGTAACTCCTATTCAATTAGCTAATATGGTTTGTGCTATAGCAAATAAAGGTTTTTTTTATACTCCACATATTGTAAAACGGATAAATCATAAACCTATATATAATCCCAATTACACTAAAGCGAAATATACGAAAGTAAAAAGTAAATATTTTAATTTAATTATTAATGGAATGGAAAAGGTTTTTATAATTGGAACAGGGAGAAGTTTTAGATCATATGATATTAGAATGGCTGGAAAAACAGGAACATCTCAAAATTTTATTAAAATTAAAAATCAAAAAATAGTTTCTTTACCTGATCATTCTATTTTTATATTATTTGCTCCTATAGAAGATCCTAAAATTGCTATTTCTGTTATTATAGAAAATGGAGGTTTTGGAGCTCGTTGGGCTGGTCCTATTGCTACTCTTATTGCGGAAAAATATATAAAAAATAATGTATATAGAAAAAATTTAGAAAAAAAAATCATGACTTCAGGATTACAAAAAGTATATAATACTATAGCAAAAATGAAAAAATTAAATAATCTTTATATAAAAAATTCTATTGATAAAAAGAAATAA
- the mreC gene encoding rod shape-determining protein MreC, whose translation MREFFSFLLKWRFFIFFFILECSAIFLSFSNSKLHQYIYAGSSNFIIGNIYESIYKLRSYFLLEIENKKLLNENRKLRNAHILYKIKKISKDFKKENIDYLQQYTFTPVKIINNSIHDQENYITINKGYIDGIKPDMGIILSNGIAGIIIKTSPHFSIAISLLNQKIKVNARLKKNKYFGTLSWDGIDYEYVILYDIPRHSCIHKGDIVETDGKSSTFPEGIEIGRVYSYKLDEEHSNYIIKIKLMANFSTIENAYVVKNLFKKELEDIQLYKVENK comes from the coding sequence ATGCGTGAGTTTTTCAGTTTTCTTTTAAAATGGCGTTTTTTTATTTTCTTTTTTATACTAGAATGTTCTGCAATTTTTCTTTCTTTTTCAAATTCTAAATTACATCAATATATTTATGCAGGTTCTTCTAATTTTATAATTGGAAATATTTATGAAAGTATTTATAAATTACGTAGCTATTTTTTATTGGAAATTGAGAATAAAAAATTATTAAATGAAAATAGAAAATTAAGAAATGCACATATACTTTATAAAATAAAAAAAATATCTAAAGATTTTAAAAAAGAAAATATTGATTATCTACAACAGTATACTTTTACTCCCGTAAAAATTATAAATAATAGCATTCATGATCAGGAAAATTATATCACTATAAATAAAGGATATATAGATGGAATTAAACCTGATATGGGAATTATATTATCTAATGGAATTGCAGGAATTATTATAAAAACATCTCCACATTTTAGTATTGCAATTTCTCTTTTAAATCAAAAAATTAAAGTAAATGCTAGATTAAAAAAAAATAAATATTTTGGAACTTTAAGTTGGGATGGAATAGATTATGAATATGTTATTTTGTATGATATACCTAGACATTCTTGTATTCATAAAGGAGATATAGTAGAAACAGATGGAAAATCTTCTACCTTTCCTGAAGGAATTGAAATTGGAAGAGTTTATTCTTATAAATTGGATGAAGAACATTCTAATTATATTATAAAAATTAAATTAATGGCTAATTTTTCTACTATAGAAAACGCTTATGTTGTAAAAAATTTATTTAAAAAAGAGTTGGAAGATATTCAACTTTATAAAGTTGAAAATAAGTAA
- a CDS encoding rod shape-determining protein, which yields MGLIIDFMKNLFTQEIAIDLGTANTLIMHNNKVIVDLPSIIAIDIRTKKVLAVGEEAKQMQGKTHENIKIYKPLKDGVIADYQVAELMIREFIKKIPGINNKFFTPSLIMVICIPSGITEVEKRAVKDSAQHLNAKEVYLIEEPMAAAIGSGISVTKAEGNMIIDIGGGTTECGVIALGGIVCQKSIKIAGDVFTNDISYFLRTKYNLYIGERTAEKIKIDIGAAMESIENPPEDIHIQGRDLPTGKPKEMNISYKETIPALDKSILRIEDAVMETLSRTPPELAADIYKTGIYMAGGGSLLRGLDKRISKKTGLSVFLVEDPLRAVVKGTGVALKNIDKFTFLMK from the coding sequence ATGGGATTAATAATAGATTTTATGAAGAACCTATTTACTCAAGAAATAGCTATAGATTTAGGAACAGCAAATACACTTATTATGCATAATAATAAAGTTATAGTGGATTTGCCTTCAATAATAGCTATAGATATACGAACAAAAAAAGTATTAGCTGTAGGGGAAGAAGCAAAACAAATGCAAGGAAAAACACATGAAAATATTAAAATATATAAACCATTAAAAGATGGAGTTATTGCAGACTATCAAGTAGCTGAATTAATGATAAGAGAATTTATCAAAAAAATACCAGGTATAAATAATAAATTTTTTACTCCATCATTAATAATGGTAATTTGTATTCCATCTGGAATAACGGAAGTAGAAAAAAGAGCAGTTAAAGATTCTGCTCAACATCTCAATGCAAAAGAAGTTTATCTAATTGAAGAACCAATGGCAGCTGCTATAGGTTCTGGAATTTCAGTTACAAAAGCAGAAGGAAATATGATTATTGATATAGGAGGAGGTACTACAGAATGTGGAGTTATTGCTTTAGGTGGAATAGTTTGTCAAAAATCTATAAAAATAGCGGGAGATGTTTTTACAAACGATATATCTTATTTTCTTCGTACAAAATATAATTTATATATTGGAGAGAGAACTGCCGAAAAAATAAAAATAGATATAGGAGCTGCAATGGAATCTATTGAAAATCCTCCTGAGGATATTCATATACAAGGTCGCGATTTACCAACTGGTAAACCAAAAGAAATGAATATTTCTTATAAAGAAACTATTCCTGCTCTTGATAAATCAATTTTACGAATTGAAGATGCGGTTATGGAAACTCTTTCAAGAACTCCACCAGAACTCGCAGCAGATATTTATAAAACAGGAATATATATGGCTGGAGGAGGGTCTCTTTTGAGAGGATTAGATAAAAGAATTTCCAAAAAAACTGGACTTTCTGTTTTTTTAGTAGAAGATCCTTTAAGAGCAGTTGTTAAAGGTACTGGGGTTGCATTGAAAAATATTGATAAATTTACATTTTTAATGAAATAG
- the folK gene encoding 2-amino-4-hydroxy-6-hydroxymethyldihydropteridine diphosphokinase, whose product MKEHNVFLLQGSNKNNRKEYLDQSLILISKKIGKIFQKSSYFESEAWNMKNSSSFYNRVLCVKTYHSPMILLKNIFSIEYIIGRKKNFSKIKGEYKDRKIDIDILFYDDIIIFSSILTIPHPLLHVRRFVLEPMCEINPNKYHPIFHLTILEILGLCTDKFNVQKLYI is encoded by the coding sequence TTGAAGGAACATAATGTTTTTTTATTACAAGGAAGTAATAAAAACAATCGTAAAGAATATTTAGATCAATCTTTAATTTTGATCTCTAAAAAAATTGGAAAAATTTTTCAAAAATCTTCATATTTTGAAAGTGAAGCATGGAATATGAAAAATTCGTCTTCTTTTTATAATAGAGTTTTATGTGTAAAAACTTATCATTCTCCTATGATTCTTTTAAAAAATATTTTCAGTATAGAATATATTATAGGAAGAAAAAAAAATTTTTCAAAAATAAAAGGAGAATATAAAGATAGAAAAATAGATATAGATATTTTATTTTATGATGATATTATTATATTTAGTTCTATTTTGACTATTCCACATCCTTTATTACATGTTAGAAGATTTGTTTTAGAACCTATGTGTGAAATTAATCCTAATAAATATCATCCAATATTTCATTTGACTATTTTAGAAATATTAGGATTATGTACAGATAAATTTAATGTTCAAAAATTATATATTTAA
- a CDS encoding putative LPS assembly protein LptD has protein sequence MFKNYIFKLINLKNIQKYKKQNFFITILFLFIFIYVPIFIYANEQKEKKNIFDKKNNSVFKDIIKYQSNIQEHNIKEGKSYLKGKAFIKYDDIQIQADCIEFNWKSGDLYAIQKEKFSFLQKDNNKYFFKNLHFNLKNKNIEAKDFYIKRENYMIIANSIENKDPNISLMKKITYISDPFYLQNKDNDPDFYLKTNFLKYYHTKKYIFSGPVFFYWYQVPMPIFLPFLYIPIKELNKYRIIYPKIGIQNKKIYIENIGLSFPIYNILNFKILSSIYNRYKWIFKTNMEYKFKYFYYGFFDFNYQYMLNNKIDYQFKWEHHQNYKSYNGINFNAKINYDKNNEFNDSISYLSVRKKFSNYLLFMDAYMLQNNSNKVGIKFIIPELIFHMKNMPFNNKKNFFLRYMNIENKILIHNFLDFFHEHKKISFYTEFNQKMSIYTYLSFFNFYLKILPKICYNEFYIWKFPYSFVSNFQNIDLSSDIISIPLNFNKIYKSKKNSIFFIHKMEPMLSFYVKYFPPVFYNEKNHFEKKINFILNNDLNIQIKNIFNKKIKIFKNWKYSFLIDHNSIKWDNFQIEGNADFTKGIGVKYKGGINFLKEKNMYFNLSFFCNYETNFLSKKNENKYKKKGKYRYDYFFFDKNNYAHYSIPLNFNIDYYYNNNNNINQKKSLDTFLSINGSINITKYWKIDIHTNYDFFKKKITFANIIFYRDLRSFEMSFNWIPIKNPSWYFFIGIKDKNLRNIIQYNEKN, from the coding sequence ATGTTCAAAAATTATATATTTAAATTAATAAATTTAAAAAATATACAAAAATATAAAAAACAAAATTTTTTTATTACAATTTTATTTTTATTTATTTTTATTTATGTTCCTATTTTCATTTATGCAAACGAACAAAAAGAAAAAAAAAATATTTTTGATAAAAAAAATAATTCTGTATTTAAAGATATTATAAAATATCAATCCAATATACAAGAACATAATATAAAAGAAGGTAAATCTTATTTAAAAGGAAAAGCTTTTATAAAGTATGATGATATACAAATTCAAGCGGATTGTATTGAATTTAATTGGAAAAGTGGAGATTTATACGCAATTCAAAAGGAAAAATTTTCTTTTTTACAAAAAGATAATAATAAATATTTTTTTAAAAATCTTCATTTTAATTTAAAAAATAAAAATATAGAAGCGAAAGATTTTTATATAAAAAGAGAAAATTATATGATCATTGCAAATAGTATTGAAAATAAGGATCCAAATATAAGTTTAATGAAAAAAATTACATATATATCAGATCCTTTTTATTTACAAAATAAAGATAATGATCCTGATTTTTATTTAAAAACAAATTTTTTAAAATATTATCATACCAAAAAATATATTTTTTCTGGGCCAGTTTTTTTTTATTGGTATCAAGTTCCAATGCCTATATTTTTACCTTTTTTATATATTCCTATTAAAGAATTAAATAAATATAGAATAATATATCCAAAAATTGGAATTCAAAATAAAAAAATTTATATAGAAAATATAGGATTATCTTTTCCAATTTATAATATTCTAAATTTTAAAATATTAAGTTCTATATATAATAGATATAAATGGATTTTTAAAACAAATATGGAATATAAATTTAAATATTTTTATTATGGTTTTTTTGATTTTAATTATCAATATATGTTAAATAATAAAATTGATTATCAATTTAAATGGGAACATCATCAAAATTATAAATCATATAATGGTATAAATTTTAATGCAAAAATTAATTACGATAAAAATAACGAATTTAATGATTCTATTTCATATTTAAGTGTGAGAAAAAAATTTTCTAATTATTTATTATTTATGGATGCTTATATGTTACAAAATAATAGTAATAAAGTAGGAATAAAATTTATAATTCCAGAATTAATTTTTCATATGAAAAATATGCCATTTAATAATAAAAAAAATTTTTTTTTGCGTTATATGAACATTGAAAATAAAATATTAATTCATAATTTTTTAGATTTTTTTCATGAACATAAAAAAATATCTTTTTATACTGAATTTAATCAAAAAATGAGTATTTATACTTATCTTTCTTTTTTTAATTTTTATTTAAAAATTTTACCTAAAATTTGTTATAATGAATTTTATATATGGAAATTTCCTTATTCTTTTGTTTCAAATTTTCAAAATATAGATTTATCATCAGATATTATATCTATTCCATTGAATTTTAATAAAATTTACAAAAGTAAAAAAAATTCAATTTTTTTTATCCATAAAATGGAACCTATGTTATCTTTTTATGTAAAATATTTTCCTCCTGTTTTTTATAACGAAAAAAATCATTTTGAAAAAAAAATAAATTTTATATTAAATAATGATTTAAATATTCAAATAAAAAATATTTTTAATAAAAAAATAAAAATATTTAAAAATTGGAAATATTCATTTCTTATTGACCATAATTCTATTAAATGGGATAATTTTCAAATAGAAGGAAATGCAGATTTTACAAAAGGAATAGGCGTAAAATATAAAGGGGGAATAAATTTTTTAAAAGAAAAAAATATGTATTTTAATTTATCTTTTTTTTGTAATTATGAAACTAATTTTTTATCTAAAAAAAATGAAAATAAATATAAAAAAAAAGGAAAATATCGTTATGATTATTTTTTTTTTGATAAAAATAATTATGCTCATTACTCAATTCCATTAAATTTTAATATTGATTATTATTATAATAATAACAATAATATTAATCAAAAAAAATCATTAGATACTTTTTTAAGTATAAATGGATCTATTAATATTACAAAATATTGGAAAATTGATATTCATACAAATTATGATTTTTTTAAAAAAAAAATAACATTTGCTAATATTATTTTTTATAGAGATTTAAGAAGTTTTGAAATGAGTTTTAATTGGATTCCTATAAAAAATCCTTCTTGGTATTTTTTTATTGGAATAAAAGATAAAAATTTAAGGAATATCATACAATATAATGAAAAAAATTAA
- a CDS encoding Rid family detoxifying hydrolase, whose protein sequence is MIPKKFSIEKIPSYGPYSTCVIVDNFLFVSGQIAVDPKTGKLISDTIEIETKKIMENLKIILLENKIGFQNVIKTSIFVKNMNHFSKINKIYSCFFHKGHYPARETIQVSGLPKNANIEISLIAYIKIN, encoded by the coding sequence ATGATACCTAAAAAATTTTCAATAGAAAAAATACCATCTTATGGACCATATAGTACATGTGTAATTGTAGACAATTTTTTATTTGTTTCTGGACAAATAGCTGTAGATCCAAAAACTGGAAAATTAATTTCCGATACTATAGAAATAGAAACAAAAAAAATTATGGAAAATTTAAAAATTATTCTTTTAGAAAATAAAATAGGATTTCAAAATGTTATTAAAACTTCTATTTTTGTAAAAAATATGAATCATTTTTCTAAAATAAATAAAATATATTCTTGTTTTTTTCATAAAGGACATTATCCAGCTAGAGAAACTATACAAGTTTCTGGATTGCCAAAAAATGCTAATATAGAAATATCTTTAATTGCATATATAAAGATTAATTAA
- a CDS encoding OstA-like protein produces the protein MIIKSIIKYYFLFFFFILFINQGYSKNIELIHADLIQKNDHNDAIFLKGNVFIKYDKYHLFCKNAIYYKKNNKFYGYGNVKFQLGNNKIFSKKIYIENNFSYFKLSDEVILNIEKKKLKLTSDIINYDLKKKSLQAINNVVLIFNKLKLTTNMLEYNLNINKIFYRKNSIIYYNNYVIHSKEGSFFPKKDKVELKNEIKLISNDYTIYTNILEYFFKQNKIIFKNYSVIVQNNKINNFIYVKEASFFIKKKFFFFEKEFSIYYNEKIIKGEYLFFNQKKKYGFIKNFLLEDLKNKYFLIGGYGKFDFNNNSLILKKNPIIINISKKNSFIIDSNILKINFKENYEYFIQAFSVKSFFLNESIQGRCHILNYESSNDYIRFNGNPIFWFQNNQITGESIYIYLLKKNEFFLKNIKIIKNAFYIEKINSKEFNQVKSDIITGFFDNDENNKNTLKKILFEGNINSIIFIHDNKEKKLINKSSCKRLSLLLDNEKKISNIYCIEQAYSELIPFNQKTPNKFIFLSNFFWKEKPKKNKNFFYQKIEKYKKKILLEKEKIKKIIKK, from the coding sequence TTGATTATTAAATCAATTATAAAATATTATTTTTTATTCTTTTTTTTTATTTTATTTATAAATCAAGGATATTCTAAAAATATAGAACTTATTCATGCTGATTTAATACAAAAAAATGATCATAATGATGCTATTTTTTTAAAAGGTAATGTATTTATAAAATATGATAAATATCATCTTTTTTGTAAAAATGCTATTTATTATAAAAAAAATAATAAATTTTATGGTTATGGAAATGTAAAATTCCAATTAGGAAATAATAAAATATTTTCTAAAAAAATATATATAGAAAATAATTTTTCTTATTTTAAATTATCAGATGAAGTCATTTTAAATATAGAAAAAAAAAAATTAAAATTAACATCTGATATAATTAATTATGATTTAAAAAAAAAATCGCTTCAAGCTATTAATAATGTTGTTTTAATTTTTAATAAATTAAAATTAACTACAAATATGTTAGAATATAATTTAAATATAAATAAAATATTTTATCGAAAAAATAGTATAATTTATTATAATAATTATGTTATACATAGTAAAGAAGGTTCTTTTTTTCCTAAAAAAGATAAGGTAGAATTAAAAAATGAAATTAAATTAATAAGTAATGATTATACGATATATACTAATATATTGGAATATTTTTTCAAACAAAATAAAATAATTTTTAAAAATTATTCTGTTATAGTACAAAACAATAAAATTAATAATTTTATTTATGTTAAAGAGGCATCTTTTTTTATTAAAAAAAAATTTTTTTTCTTTGAAAAAGAATTCAGTATTTATTATAATGAAAAAATTATAAAAGGAGAATATTTATTTTTTAATCAAAAAAAAAAATATGGATTTATTAAAAATTTTTTATTAGAAGATTTAAAAAATAAATATTTTTTAATAGGTGGATATGGTAAATTTGATTTTAATAATAATTCTTTAATTTTAAAAAAAAATCCAATAATCATAAATATATCAAAAAAAAATTCTTTTATTATTGATTCCAATATTTTAAAAATAAATTTTAAAGAAAATTATGAATATTTTATTCAAGCTTTTTCTGTTAAAAGTTTTTTTTTGAATGAATCAATTCAAGGTAGATGTCATATTTTAAATTATGAATCATCTAATGATTATATACGATTTAATGGAAATCCTATTTTTTGGTTTCAAAATAATCAAATAACTGGTGAATCTATTTATATTTATTTGTTGAAAAAAAATGAATTTTTTTTGAAAAATATAAAAATTATAAAAAATGCTTTTTATATAGAAAAAATAAATTCAAAAGAATTTAATCAAGTAAAAAGTGATATAATTACTGGTTTTTTTGACAATGATGAAAATAATAAAAATACTTTAAAAAAAATTTTATTTGAAGGAAATATTAATAGTATTATTTTTATTCATGATAATAAAGAAAAAAAATTAATTAATAAATCTTCCTGTAAAAGACTATCATTATTATTAGATAATGAAAAAAAAATTAGTAATATTTATTGTATAGAACAAGCTTATTCAGAATTAATTCCTTTTAATCAAAAAACTCCTAATAAATTTATTTTTCTTTCCAATTTTTTTTGGAAAGAAAAACCAAAAAAAAATAAAAATTTTTTTTATCAAAAAATAGAAAAATACAAAAAAAAAATTCTTTTAGAAAAAGAAAAAATAAAAAAAATAATAAAAAAATAG